In one Campylobacter insulaenigrae NCTC 12927 genomic region, the following are encoded:
- a CDS encoding MFS transporter translates to MIKEERSLRSNFFTLLLLSFCGSIIYGLPYFRKYYYDDYMSLYHLNNFEMGLLGSAYGLLGLFSYALGGYLADRFAPKKLLLFSLVATGLGGLLHLYFTSLNALLIIYGVWGITSLLTFWPSLMKVVRSLANSKEQARAYGIFEGGRGVVGAIHLAIATSIFGYFQTKALAGQGIQMVIVFYSIAPIASAFLLFFLLKDNIEEKSEKMKLADLITLIKNSALWLVVAITFCTYFFNMSFYYFTPYASNVIGTSAVFAAILTVLAQYIRPISSTIGGFVADGYGKAKIMMIGFILMGFGVVFLMLSSQLSGFLQMSVLTSACVVIYVAMYSNFGIYYSLLSEGKIPMHLTGMAIGIVSTFGYLPEIFSPLLAGDLLDRFPGVKGYYIYFSIMIAMAILGVIFCMIWMKKYNQKEAK, encoded by the coding sequence ATGATAAAAGAAGAACGTAGTTTAAGAAGCAATTTTTTTACTTTGTTATTGCTATCTTTTTGTGGGTCTATAATTTATGGCTTGCCTTATTTTAGAAAATATTATTATGATGATTATATGTCACTTTATCATTTAAATAATTTTGAAATGGGTTTATTGGGTAGTGCTTATGGTTTGCTTGGTTTGTTTTCTTATGCTCTAGGTGGGTATCTTGCCGATCGTTTTGCTCCTAAAAAATTATTATTATTTTCTTTGGTTGCTACAGGGCTTGGGGGTTTGTTGCATTTATATTTTACTTCCTTAAATGCTTTATTAATTATTTATGGCGTATGGGGTATTACTTCTTTATTGACTTTTTGGCCTTCGTTGATGAAAGTTGTCAGAAGTTTAGCTAATTCTAAAGAACAAGCAAGAGCTTATGGAATTTTTGAAGGTGGTAGAGGTGTTGTTGGAGCTATACATTTAGCTATAGCTACTAGTATTTTTGGTTATTTTCAAACAAAAGCACTTGCAGGTCAAGGCATACAGATGGTAATTGTTTTTTATTCTATAGCACCCATTGCTAGTGCATTTTTATTATTTTTCCTTTTAAAAGATAATATAGAAGAAAAAAGTGAAAAAATGAAATTAGCAGATTTAATTACACTTATAAAAAATTCCGCTCTTTGGCTTGTTGTAGCAATTACATTTTGTACTTATTTTTTTAATATGAGTTTTTATTATTTTACACCATATGCTAGTAATGTTATAGGTACTTCTGCTGTATTTGCTGCTATATTAACAGTTTTAGCACAATATATTCGTCCAATTTCATCTACCATAGGTGGTTTTGTAGCTGATGGATATGGAAAAGCTAAAATTATGATGATAGGATTTATTTTAATGGGATTTGGAGTTGTATTTTTGATGTTGAGCTCACAATTGAGTGGTTTTTTACAAATGAGTGTTCTAACTTCAGCCTGTGTGGTAATTTATGTTGCTATGTATTCTAATTTTGGAATTTATTATTCTTTATTAAGTGAAGGAAAAATTCCTATGCATTTAACTGGTATGGCGATTGGTATAGTATCTACTTTTGGATATTTACCAGAAATATTTTCCCCTTTGTTAGCAGGAGATTTACTTGATAGATTTCCAGGCGTAAAGGGGTATTATATTTATTTTAGCATTATGATAGCAATGGCTATTTTAGGTGTGATATTTTGTATGATATGGATGAAAAAGTACAATCAAAAGGAAGCAAAATGA
- a CDS encoding NAD(P)-binding domain-containing protein, producing the protein MKIFDMVVIGAGPAGIAAGIEAKIKNKEVIVLEKTDAICQTLVKFYKEGKRVDKAYKGCDGTNYGHINFEDGTRESTIKTFEDAIKKHNLEIKLSSEVESIKQDGDNFIVSTANENYLCKNAIVAIGRMGKPNKPSYSLPITLTKIINFNANSASKDEKILVVGGGNSAIEYAIDLAKNNDVTLCYRRETFSRLNDINLEDIQNAFQNGSIKAKLGIDITSVEDENAKAKINFTNGSVEIYDRVIYAIGGSTPIDFLQKCLIEVDEKGVPNFNENKESNIKGLFVAGDIASKNGASIVIGLNDAFKICDYLYK; encoded by the coding sequence ATGAAAATTTTTGATATGGTAGTTATCGGAGCTGGACCCGCTGGTATAGCAGCAGGTATTGAAGCAAAGATTAAAAATAAAGAAGTAATAGTTTTAGAAAAAACAGATGCAATTTGCCAGACTTTAGTTAAATTTTACAAAGAAGGTAAAAGAGTTGATAAAGCCTATAAAGGGTGTGATGGTACTAATTATGGACATATTAATTTTGAAGATGGAACAAGAGAAAGTACAATAAAAACTTTTGAAGATGCTATCAAAAAACACAATCTTGAAATTAAACTTTCAAGTGAAGTTGAAAGTATTAAACAAGATGGAGATAATTTTATAGTAAGCACTGCAAATGAAAATTATCTTTGTAAAAATGCTATCGTAGCCATAGGAAGGATGGGCAAACCAAATAAACCAAGCTATAGCTTGCCTATAACCCTAACTAAAATCATTAATTTTAATGCAAATTCTGCAAGCAAAGATGAAAAAATATTAGTTGTAGGTGGCGGAAATTCTGCTATAGAATATGCAATAGATTTAGCTAAAAATAACGATGTAACATTATGTTACAGAAGGGAAACTTTTTCAAGATTAAACGATATTAACCTTGAAGATATACAAAATGCTTTTCAAAATGGAAGTATAAAAGCAAAACTTGGCATTGATATCACCAGTGTAGAAGATGAAAATGCTAAAGCTAAAATCAATTTTACTAATGGAAGCGTAGAAATTTATGATCGCGTTATTTATGCTATAGGTGGCTCAACTCCTATTGATTTTTTACAAAAATGTCTTATTGAAGTAGATGAAAAAGGTGTGCCAAATTTCAATGAAAATAAAGAAAGTAACATTAAAGGATTATTTGTAGCTGGTGATATAGCTAGCAAAAATGGAGCTTCCATAGTTATAGGTTTAAATGACGCTTTCAAAATTTGTGATTACCTCTACAAATAA